The following are from one region of the Cloacibacterium sp. TD35 genome:
- a CDS encoding translation initiation factor yields the protein MDLRDQLKNLFPEHEEQDFEMPEEKSEQKNPLICKFEKKGRNGKPVTLIEGFEGTDEELKQISKKIKTTLGIGGSEKDGIIVIQGDNRDKIMKILQDMGYKTKRVGG from the coding sequence ATGGATTTAAGAGACCAATTAAAAAACCTTTTCCCAGAACACGAGGAACAAGATTTTGAAATGCCAGAAGAAAAATCTGAGCAGAAGAATCCTCTTATCTGTAAATTCGAAAAAAAAGGAAGAAACGGTAAACCTGTTACTTTAATAGAAGGTTTCGAAGGAACAGATGAAGAACTGAAACAAATTTCTAAAAAAATAAAAACCACTCTAGGAATTGGTGGCTCAGAAAAAGACGGAATTATCGTCATTCAAGGAGATAATCGTGATAAAATCATGAAAATTCTTCAAGATATGGGTTATAAAACCAAAAGAGTTGGAGGATAA
- a CDS encoding nucleoside phosphorylase: MLNKLAASELVLNPDGSVYHLNLQPEDIAEKILLVGDPDRVPKVSQYFDKIEIQKNKREFYTHTGTLRGERITVMSTGIGTENIDIVMNELDALVNIDLKEKEFKSEHTALQLFRLGTCGSVNPDVQVDNMLVSQNVVGLDGLMHFYQDYQFENEFSRNFMEKFPYERIKPMLYFSEWTESQYDYFKDAKYVGNTATFPGFYAPQGRQLRLKAVDDKFLETLNDLGVTNFEMETSAIYGLSKLLGHKAVTINNVIANRRRGEFSADHHQSEKNMIEWVLERVIK; the protein is encoded by the coding sequence ATGTTGAATAAATTAGCAGCTTCAGAATTGGTTTTAAATCCAGACGGAAGCGTTTATCACCTTAATCTTCAACCAGAAGATATCGCAGAAAAAATTCTTTTAGTAGGCGACCCAGACAGGGTTCCAAAAGTTTCTCAATATTTTGATAAAATTGAAATTCAAAAAAATAAAAGAGAATTTTATACGCATACTGGAACTTTAAGAGGAGAAAGAATTACGGTAATGTCTACCGGAATTGGTACAGAAAACATAGACATCGTGATGAACGAACTAGATGCTTTGGTGAATATTGATTTAAAGGAGAAAGAATTCAAATCAGAACATACTGCGCTTCAGTTATTCAGATTAGGAACTTGTGGTTCTGTAAATCCAGATGTACAGGTAGATAACATGTTGGTTTCTCAAAACGTAGTGGGTTTAGATGGTTTAATGCATTTCTATCAAGATTATCAGTTTGAGAATGAATTTTCTAGAAATTTCATGGAAAAATTCCCATACGAAAGAATTAAGCCAATGCTTTATTTCTCTGAATGGACAGAATCTCAATACGATTACTTCAAAGATGCAAAATACGTAGGAAACACGGCTACATTCCCAGGTTTCTATGCTCCACAAGGAAGACAATTGCGTTTAAAAGCCGTAGATGATAAATTTTTGGAAACACTTAATGATTTAGGAGTTACCAATTTCGAAATGGAAACTTCTGCGATTTATGGCTTGTCTAAACTTTTAGGACACAAAGCTGTTACCATTAATAATGTGATTGCGAATAGAAGACGTGGAGAGTTTTCTGCTGATCATCATCAATCAGAAAAAAACATGATTGAATGGGTATTAGAAAGAGTTATCAAATAA
- a CDS encoding DNA-3-methyladenine glycosylase I — MEVIRCAWCEKDDLYRDYHDLEWGRPIYDDETIFEFLILESFQAGLSWYTILAKRENFRTAFDCFDYQKIAKYSDKKVEELIQNAGIIRNRLKIMATINNAQKFIEVQKEFGSFSKYIWGFVNHQPIVNRPKTLKEVPATTEISDALAKDLKKRGFKFMGSTVVYAHMQATGMVNDHVEDCWIKTQ; from the coding sequence ATGGAAGTCATAAGATGTGCATGGTGCGAAAAAGATGATTTATACCGAGATTATCATGATCTAGAATGGGGAAGACCTATCTATGATGATGAAACAATTTTTGAATTTTTAATTTTAGAGAGTTTTCAGGCTGGGTTAAGTTGGTACACTATTTTAGCCAAAAGAGAAAACTTCAGAACAGCTTTTGATTGTTTTGATTATCAAAAAATTGCGAAATATTCTGATAAAAAGGTAGAAGAGCTCATCCAAAATGCTGGAATTATAAGAAATAGGCTGAAAATTATGGCTACGATTAATAATGCTCAAAAATTTATAGAAGTTCAAAAGGAATTTGGTTCTTTCAGTAAATATATTTGGGGGTTTGTGAATCATCAACCGATTGTTAATCGTCCTAAAACCTTAAAAGAAGTTCCCGCAACTACCGAAATTTCTGATGCTCTTGCTAAAGACTTAAAGAAACGAGGTTTTAAATTCATGGGTTCTACAGTAGTTTATGCACACATGCAAGCCACAGGAATGGTAAATGATCATGTGGAAGACTGTTGGATTAAAACACAATGA